The Mucilaginibacter terrae region CTTTCAGCGTAAAAAATCCAATATCATTACTTCTTGTTTCTGAGCTACTCCCTTCATTAATTATTTTTGCGCCCTTAACAGGCTCGCCATATTGCCCGCGGACAACGGCGCTGATCGTTATTTTGACGGTATCCTGCCCCCTGGCTACGCTGGTGATCAGCGCTAACAGAAAGCATAATGCCATCCCTATATTTGAATACTTCATTGCTAATGTCTTTATTTTGTGTTTGTAGATAAATTAGCTTACCAGCCTGGGTTTTGCTTAAATTCGGGGTACATGTTTACGTCGGCCCTTTTTAAAGGGAACCAATAATGCTTCTCGGTAAATGGCCGCTGAAGTATGGTGCGCTCACGTAAATTAATTACCCGATTATCTTTAGGGTCTACTGTGGGGTCTAAAGCACTTGCCCTGTCAAACTCAATAGCCGTTTTCAAGGTGTAAGGAAGATCAATGAATTGCATCCATCTCCGCAGGTCATTAAAACGATGCCCTTCAAACGAAAGCTCTACTGCACGTTCGCGCCTAACCTCTTTCATAAACTCATCTGCCGAACCTTGAAATTTAGCTGCTACCTTGCCTGCACCCGCACGATCACGGATCACGTTAACAGCATCTAACGCAGTTTTTGAAAAAGCAGGGTCTTTTCCTAATGGAGAGCCGTAACCAACGGTTGCCGCTTCGGCATACATCAGGTAAATATCAGCCAAACGCATATAGGGTACCCTAATGTTGAGGTTTTGGCCGTAAGCATAACCTTGGTCAAACCTGTTTGAAGTAATGGGCGTAAACTTAAATAGTAAGAAACCTGTACGGCTACCTACACGTTCATCGCGTGAGCTGCCGCCGGTATATAAATTGGCATAACGGTTAAACTCCGCTATGTTTGAAGGCATTGAGCCTTTTACCATTTTTATGCCGTCAAAAACAATGTCGTTATAAAAGCGTGGGTCGCGGTTTTTCCATGGATACTGAGGGTCATAACCAGATTCCGGGTCGGCCTTTGTCATATCGGGTATAGGCAAGCCGTTTTTCATCCCGTAATTTTTTACATAATTAGCGGTAGGGGTAAACACCACGTTACCTTCTTCAATGGTAGGGCCGGGTGTATATTGCTTGGCTGTACCATAGGTTGAACCATGCGCGTCCCAATATGGCCCTCTAAAGAGTGCTTCTGTACCGTCGGGGCCGCTGCCGCCCGGCAACTGCCAGTTTTGGCCAAATGTGTAAAAGTTAGTATAGTAGCGGTTAAATGGCAATAATTTGTAAGGTGCCTGGCCGCTTTCGGTAAGGACTAACAACTCGGCAAATGCTGCTGATGCCTTTTTACAAAGTTCAACGTCATAGCCACGGTTGCCTGTTGATACCATGTTCATGAGCGGACTTGCTGCCCATAAATAGTTTTTACCCAAATAGCCCAGTGCCATAGCCTTGTCAATTCTTTGCTGGTTTTTGCCTGGGGTTCTGCTACCGGGGCCGGTGTTATCCCAATTCAAAGGAAGCAGATCTGCAGCCTCTCTAAAGTCTTTTGCGGCCAGAGCAGCGCACTCCTGATACTTTAGACGAGGTTCTCGCAAATCCTGATCTGCAGGTAATACTTTATTGATATATGGCAAACCGCCAAAATATTGCATCAGCTGGAAATGAAACCATCCCCTGAAAAACAATAACTGGCCTTTGATGAGATTGCGTTCTTCATCGGTTGCATTTTTAAGCAGTGCCATGTTCTCCAGCCCGAGGTTAGCTTTCCTTATACCGTACCAGGCAAGCGGCCAAAGGCCTTTCGAAAAACGATCATCGCTGGTGTTGGCATTGTTAACATCCATCCAACCCGCTCCCCAGCCGTCAAACTCCCGCTGCCAGCCCCAAAAATCTCCGTTATCTATCTTATTAACGAGATGAAAGTTTAAAGCTGATGATTGTATCTCGTCATCGCCCCAGTTCCAGCTGTTGGTCCAGTAACGATTTGTAAAGTCGGGTATACAGTTATATAATTCTTCGGTGAAACCCTGGAAGTTTGTAAAGTCTTTAAAGGCTGTTTCGGCCGATACAACAGACTCCGGACTGCGGTCCAGATATTTTTTACATGAAATGTTTCCGGTTACGCAAGAGATGAGCGCTACCGATACAATTGTTCTTATATTTCTTTTCATAACGAACATCTTTAGAAAGTGATATTTGCACCAAAATTGTAGCGTTTAACAGTTGGATATGCACCCTGCGATGCCCAGCCCTGTCCGCCGGAACTTTGGTAATTGGCTTCGCGGTCATCAGGCATTTTACTCCATACCGCCAAGTTGTTGCCGTTTACAAACACTCTGAGCGTTGATATACCTATTTTTTTTACCCACGGCTGGTTAAAGGTGTATGCGATCTCCGCATTTTTTAACCTGATGTAAGAAGCGTCGTAGAAATAGCGGTTTCCATCCTGATAACCACTTGGGGTGGATGCCCAGCGCGGCAAAGGAACGTCGGGGTTATTATTATCTTTTGACCAATAGCTACCCTGATCAAATGCCAGGGTGTTTTGCCCACCGAACGAGTTAAGAACAACCTGCCGTGTTACGTTATTAACCCCATAAAATTGAACAAATGCGCTAAAGTTTTTATAATCCAACCCCAATGTGGCGTTGTAAGTGTTTTCTGGATTGCCGGTATGTCCGTACGGAATATTATCGCTGGCATTTATCACACCATCTGCGTTATAATCAAGAATGTAAAAATTACCGGGTATTTTCTGATTGTCATTTTCGGCATGTGCTGTACTCGCATAAACCTCATCCCAATTGTTGTAATAACCTGAACTTACGTATGAGTAATTCTGGAAAATCTGCTTACCCTCGGTTTTTTGATAATCGGGGAGGAGCTGAGGAATATCAGCTACTATTACCTTATTTTGAGCGTGTGTGAAGTTTATATTTGACCATAGTCGGATATTTTGTGTTAACGATTTACTGAACCTTATGTCAAATTCGTAACCGCTTGCATCTACCCGTCCTTTATTAGCAGTAGGCGCATTTGCTCCATAATATGAAGGAATGGCCCTGTTGCCGCCTGAACTAAGAATGTCGGTTCTTCTGTCGCGAAAAACGTCGACACTACCGGTAAGTACGCCGTTAAATAGGCCAAAATCTATACCTATGTTTGCTTTCTTAACCTTTTCCCATCTTACGTTAGGGTTACCTACACTTGTTTGGCGGTACCATTGATAAACGCTTTGTTCGGCAGGAATACCTGATGTTCCGAGCCTGGTTCTGCCGCCAAAGCTCCATTCAGAAAGATAAGCAAAGCGCGGTGAACCGCTGTCATCGCCAATGTCTCCGTAAGAGCCGCGCAGTTTTAGTAAATTGACGAACTTTAGTGGCTTCATAAATTTCTCTTCAGAGATCATCCAGTTTGCCCCGGCCGAAGAGAAGAATGCGAAACGGTAATCGGGTGCAAATTTTTCTGACCCGTTGTATGCCCCATTGTACTCAAAGTTATATTTACCGCGATAGCCGTAAGTGGTCCTGAAAACCCACTCTTCCCGGTACGATGGGATTACACTACCTGTAGCAATTTGATCCCTGTTCCAAAGACCGGTTGCAGTAACGGCGTGATCTTTGGCTATTGTTGTATTATAATTTAATTGAACCTGCGAAAACAAGCGGCGCAAGGTTGCTCCATTATCTACCGCGCCGCCGGCAGCTGCCCAACGGTCGCTCTCCTTAAAGCTGAATTGTGTGCTTGGATCTTTATCTGCAGAATAGCTGACGTTGCCTGTTTGCGGGTCGATGTATTTTTGTTGAGTTGGGTTGTTAACGTCGTTAATTCCGCGGCCATTCTCAATAAAAGTATTATCTACCGATACGTTTCCCCTGATGCTAAGGCCTTTAACAAACATGTTCAGGCTTTGCTCAATGGTAAAGTCTGTTGTAATTCTGGATGTGGTAATTGTTTCAGAACCACTGGTAGCCAAAAGCATGGCGGAGTTGGTACCCTGACCTGTGTTTGGTGCATAATAACCCCAGCTGCCATCAGAATATTTAGGCAAGAATAAGTTTGGTGCAGTATAATAAGCTGCTCCCCATGTATTATACTCGTTAATATTAATCCAGGGTCTTTTACGTACGCCCCT contains the following coding sequences:
- a CDS encoding RagB/SusD family nutrient uptake outer membrane protein, which codes for MKRNIRTIVSVALISCVTGNISCKKYLDRSPESVVSAETAFKDFTNFQGFTEELYNCIPDFTNRYWTNSWNWGDDEIQSSALNFHLVNKIDNGDFWGWQREFDGWGAGWMDVNNANTSDDRFSKGLWPLAWYGIRKANLGLENMALLKNATDEERNLIKGQLLFFRGWFHFQLMQYFGGLPYINKVLPADQDLREPRLKYQECAALAAKDFREAADLLPLNWDNTGPGSRTPGKNQQRIDKAMALGYLGKNYLWAASPLMNMVSTGNRGYDVELCKKASAAFAELLVLTESGQAPYKLLPFNRYYTNFYTFGQNWQLPGGSGPDGTEALFRGPYWDAHGSTYGTAKQYTPGPTIEEGNVVFTPTANYVKNYGMKNGLPIPDMTKADPESGYDPQYPWKNRDPRFYNDIVFDGIKMVKGSMPSNIAEFNRYANLYTGGSSRDERVGSRTGFLLFKFTPITSNRFDQGYAYGQNLNIRVPYMRLADIYLMYAEAATVGYGSPLGKDPAFSKTALDAVNVIRDRAGAGKVAAKFQGSADEFMKEVRRERAVELSFEGHRFNDLRRWMQFIDLPYTLKTAIEFDRASALDPTVDPKDNRVINLRERTILQRPFTEKHYWFPLKRADVNMYPEFKQNPGW
- a CDS encoding SusC/RagA family TonB-linked outer membrane protein, which encodes MKTYIKAQRGNGRSDRYSCPAKMFYLTVLLLITFVGVSVAQGQRSVKGQVFDTQKNTIVGAVVRVKGTNTVTQTNSKGEFAVTVRGSAPVLVISYVGMTTQEIDVKDKDFVNVNLKDNVSQLGEVVVTVAYGQQKKQSVVGAIVQTDSKTLERTGGVSSLGAALTGNLPGVVTTASTGIPGGEDPQILIRARSTWNNASPLVLVDGVERSINNIDIASVATVSVLKDASATAVFGVRGANGVILITTKRGREGKAEIRASVNTVVKSPSKLPGRLDSYDMFQLRNRAIENELALRPTAWNDIMPQDIINKYRFPANETERERYPNVDWVETLFKNDALSYNANMNITGGTKSVKYFTSADYLKEGDLFKTFDNNRGYTAGYAFNRLNIRSNLDFQITPSTTFRTNIYGSRGVRKRPWININEYNTWGAAYYTAPNLFLPKYSDGSWGYYAPNTGQGTNSAMLLATSGSETITTSRITTDFTIEQSLNMFVKGLSIRGNVSVDNTFIENGRGINDVNNPTQQKYIDPQTGNVSYSADKDPSTQFSFKESDRWAAAGGAVDNGATLRRLFSQVQLNYNTTIAKDHAVTATGLWNRDQIATGSVIPSYREEWVFRTTYGYRGKYNFEYNGAYNGSEKFAPDYRFAFFSSAGANWMISEEKFMKPLKFVNLLKLRGSYGDIGDDSGSPRFAYLSEWSFGGRTRLGTSGIPAEQSVYQWYRQTSVGNPNVRWEKVKKANIGIDFGLFNGVLTGSVDVFRDRRTDILSSGGNRAIPSYYGANAPTANKGRVDASGYEFDIRFSKSLTQNIRLWSNINFTHAQNKVIVADIPQLLPDYQKTEGKQIFQNYSYVSSGYYNNWDEVYASTAHAENDNQKIPGNFYILDYNADGVINASDNIPYGHTGNPENTYNATLGLDYKNFSAFVQFYGVNNVTRQVVLNSFGGQNTLAFDQGSYWSKDNNNPDVPLPRWASTPSGYQDGNRYFYDASYIRLKNAEIAYTFNQPWVKKIGISTLRVFVNGNNLAVWSKMPDDREANYQSSGGQGWASQGAYPTVKRYNFGANITF